Within Amycolatopsis sp. cg5, the genomic segment AGCAGCGCGTAACCGACGAACGACACGAAATCGAGCAGGGTGTGCGCGGCGACGAGCGGCCAGAGCCGGTTGGTCTTCTGCCAGAACCGGCCGAAGACGAGGCCCATCACGAAGTTGCCGACGAATCCGCCGAAACCTTGGTAAAGGTGGTATGACCCGCGCAATACCGCCGCGGCGATCAACGACGAGTTCTCGCGCAGCCCGAGCTGGCGCAACCTGGTCAGGAAGTAGGCGACCACCAGCACCTCCTCGGCGAACGCGTTGCCGAACGCGGAGATCGTCAGCGTGATCGGCCGCCACCAGGTGTCGCCGAGCGTCGACGGCAGCACGGCGAGGTTGAAGCCGAGCGCGTAGCCGACGAAATACAGCACCAGGCCCGGAATCCCGATCAGCGCGGCCAGCCCGACGCCGTGCAGCAGGTCCCGGCCGGGTTTCCGCCTGGCGAGACCGATGTCCTTGAGCTTCAGTCCCGCCCGCCAGAGCAAGTACACCCCGAGCGCGCCCCAGCCGACCAGCTGCGCGGCGCTGAGCAGTTGCTTGAGCAGATCGACCAGATCGAGCGTCGCCTGCGGCACGTTGATCGCGACCTGTTGCTGCTTCAGCGGAACCGGCTTCAGCAGAGAGTCCACAAGGGACAGCAGACTCCGCGCGCCGGACAGGCCGAGCGTGATCCCGAAGACGATCCACAGCTCGATGACGATCGCGCGCCGTTCGGCGGGATCCTCGATCAGCACCGGAAGGGTCGGACGCTCGGGGTTCAGCCATTGACGCACCCGCGCACGTTACCTTTCGAAGCATGTCACGCAACATCGCCACCACCAGCAAAGTCGACCGCGACGCACTCGTCGAATTCCTGCGCACCCGCCACCGCGCCATCCTGATGACCACCCGAGCCGACGGCGGACCGCAGCTGTCCCCGGTCACCTGTGGCGTCGACGCCGAAGGCCGCCTGGTCATCTCGACATACCCCCAACGCGCGAAGGTCGTGAACATCCGCCGCTCGCCGCGAGTGTCCGCCTGCGTGATCTCCGACGAGTGGAACGACCCGTGGGTCCAGCTCGACGGCTCGGCCGAGGTGCTCGACCTGCCCGACTCGATCGAACCGCTCGTCGAGTACTTCCGCAGCATCTCGGGCGAGCACCCCGACTGGGACGAATACCGCGAAGCCATGACCCGCCAAGGAAAAAGCCTCATCCGCGTGACCATCGACCGCTGGGGACCCATCGCGACAGGCGGCTTCCCCGCCTCCCTGGCTTGAAAAGCCCGAAAGTGGCTTTCGTCAGGTCTTATCTGACGAAAGTGGCTTTCGGGCTATCGCATCTGACGAACGCCACTTTCGGGCTTCAACCGGTGCGTTTGGCCAGGAAGGGGCAGCCGACCAGGCGGCGGAGCTCGGCCGCCAGCTGGGGTGGGCCTTCGACCGGCCGGGAGAAGGCGAGCCGGACGTCGTGGTCGCCGGTGTCGGCTTCGACGCGGAGGCGGAGGCCGTAGCGGTCGAGGCCGAGCGGGCGGATGACGCCGTCGCGCAGCGCGGGCGGCAGGTGTTTGGCGAGCTGGTCGACGACGTCGGGGTGGCTGCTCTCGAGGTGGCGCAGCCACTGGGTCTCGTAGTCGTGGAACGGGTCCGGCGCGGCGGCGCTGAACATGTGCGGCCGCAGCGAGTGGGTGCCCTCGGCGTCGGCGAGCACGAGGGAGGCCGGGGTCAGGCGGAGCAGCGTCATGCCGTGGCCGACGTCGAGCAGCCGGTGGTCAGGGCGGGTTTCCGCGATCGAGATGGCGCGGGCGCGCGCGGCGTCGAGTTTGAGCGGGCGCAGCCAGCCGGTGATCCACAGCAGGCCGCGTACCGGCTCACGCAGGTCGATCGGCGCGTTGTCGGTCAGCTCGACCATCACGGCGAGTTCGCCGCGTGAGGTCGCGTGGGTGGCGGTGACCATCGAGTGGTCGTCGGGCAGCAGGACGCTCACGCTTCCGCTGACGTGCACGTGGTGCAGCACGGGGACGACTCGCTCGGTCTGCCGGTCCTCGCGCTCGACGGTGGGCATCAACGTCGCCGGTCCGTTGCGGGTGGCGATGGTCTTCGCGCGCTCCGCGGGGTTCGGCGCCGGCGGGCGCCTGATGGATGTCTCGGTCACGGCTCACCTCCTACTTAGGTGAGCCTAACCTGACTTTGGCGAGTTTGTGAAGCCCCGCGAGAGGGTGATGGATATCCTGCTGCGAAACCGTCGTCAGGGGGATTGACCAGTGGAAACAGGACGCGTAAAGGTCCGCGAGCCGAGAACCGACCGCCCGATGGCCGAGGACGTCCTCGGCGCTCAGCTCAAGGCGGCCAACCGATGGGTGCCCATCTCGGCCGCGTTCCTGGCCGTGGGAGTGCTGGCGGGTGCCGTGTCCGTCTGGACCGGCGGCTGGCGCAACCTGCCGTCCGTGCTGTTCCTCGGCGGCTCGCTGGCCGCCTTGCAGTTCTGGTGGTTCACCCGGCCCGTGCGCGCGCTCCGGCTCAGGAGTGAGCACTTCCGGGCGTTCGAGCTCGCCGAAGGCTCGGTGCTGGCCGCGGGGGCCAAGGTGAGCATCCGGCTGCCGGACGGCGGGTGGGCGGTGTTCCGCACCTTCACCTGCAACCGGCTGCTGATCGCGGGCCTGCGCAAGGCCTGGGTGGTAGGCCCTGACAAGCAGGGCAAACTCGTCGTCGTGGTGCCCGGCATGGCCACCGGCTGGCTGGCGAAGGTGGCGCGAGAACCGGCGCCGGGGTCGACGCCACTGTTCCGGTCACCGGAACCCACCTCGCCGCGCGAGGATCCTGTCGTGCGTGCCTACTGGCTCTACACGCAGATGCTGACGGCGCTGCTGATGGTGGCCTACGTGGCGGTGGTGGTCTGGATGACCGCCTTGTCGCTGACCCTTGCCTGGCCGTTGTCTCTGCCGCCGCTCGTGTTGACCGTGGTCGTGGTCGTGACGATCGTGGTCGCGTTCGTCAAGACCCTGCTCTGGGGCCGCTCGACGTACGCGGAGCAGTGGACCGAACTCGCCGCCACGCTCGACGGGCCGATCAAGCATTCCGGCACGGCCGTCGCGAGCGCGGCCGGCCAGGTGCAGCTGCCCGACGGCCGGGTCGTCCGCGTGAAGTTCGCCAGGACGAACCTCAACCTGCTGGCCAACATCGAGGCGACCGGCCGCATGTGGGTCTTCGGCGAGCCGAGGCCCGGCAAGGCCGCGCGCATCGGATTGCCCGGCTATCCGCTGCTGGGCAACGTCAAACTGCGCTAGCCGCCCAAGGCCCGCCTGGTCGTCTCCTCGGTCTCGACGACTCCGCGCCTGATGCCTTCGAGCTGATCGGTCAGCTCGAAGATCGCCGGGGTGTCGACGTTCGCGTGGTCGGTCACCGCCGACAGCTCGACCACGCGGGTCGTCAGGCTTTCCAGCCCGAGCGCGCCGGATTGCAGCTGCGCCAGCAGTTTGGCGCGGGCGCCGGACAGCCTGGCGTACACGTCCTGCTGTGCCTGCACCGAATCGATCGCCTGCCGCAGATCCGTCCGCACGTCCTCGGGCGCCGTGCGCAGGTTCGCGGTCAGCCGTGACCGCTCCGCAGCCAGGCCCGCCGCGTCGATGCGGCTCAGCGCCCGGCCGGTGGTGGCCGCGCGCCCGGCGAGCCGGTGCAGCGTGGTCACGGTCTCCTCGACGCCCGCGCCCATCGCGGTGACCCGGCCTGCCATCGGACCATCCACAAGGGACTCGCTGGCCGACTCGAAGCCGTTCGCCGCCGCGCGCGCCCGCTGTAGCCAGCGGCCTTCCTCGGACCGCGCGTCGACGTCCGGCAGCGTGGCGACGGGCTCCTTTTCATGGGTCGCCGCCGCGATGCCCGCACGGGCGACGAGCGCGGTCACCCCGACGCCGATGGCGGCGGCCAGCGGGAGCTGGACCGCCCATGCCACGCCTGCCGACGAGGCGCCGAGCAGCAGCCCCCATCGGTCGATCAGTTCCTTGCCGAAGCGCATAAGGGATTCTGGCCTAAAAGTTCGAGATGACGGCCGTGAAGACCTGGTCGATGGTGTCCGCCTTGGACGAGTCGTACGCCGAGGCGTTCGTCGCCTGCGCGATCCGCTTGAGGATGTCCTGGTCGGCGTCCGATCCGTAGCCGATGGTGAACATCCGGACGGTCTCGCTGTCGCCCTCCGAGTGCAGCTCGGGAATGAGATTGTCGATGCTGATGCCGCCCGGGTCCTCGTTGCGCCCGTCGGTGAGCACGACGACCGCGTTGATGGCCTCAGGGTCCAGGTGCTGCTTGATGTACTGATAAGCGGCCAGAGACGAGTCGTACAAGCCCGTGCCGCCACGCGGGATGAGCCCTTCGAGCCTGCTCTTGAGCGTGGCGCGCTGCGGGCCCATCGGCCCGAGCGGCACCAGCGCGCGGTAGTCCCGGTCGCCGTCGAGCTTGGTCGAGAACGACCACAGGCCGACCTGGTCGGCGTCCGAGAACTGGCTGAGCGAGGTGATGGCCGCCTGCTTGGCCAGGTCCATCTTGTTCTTGCCGGTGCCGTCGACCGAGTCGGCCATCGAGCCGGACACGTCGACCACCAGCAGCACGTTCGCCTTCTTGCGCAGCTCCATCCACGACGCGAGCAGCTTGTCCAGCACCGGCGCGCCCGGCGGCCGGATCAGGTTGAGCTTGGCGGCGGGGTCGACGCCGTTCTCGGCGGTCGCCTGCGGCCCGGTCTTGCCGTCGAAGCCGCGGAAGCCGAGCGCGAAGAACTTCTCCTGCGCCGCCTGCCCGCGCATGGTCGCCAGGAAGTCGGCAGCCGCCTGCTTGTGGACGTCGTCGGCCCAGTTCAGCACCGCGAACGGGTGATCGGAGTTGAGCGTGCCGTCGCTCGGGCTGATCGCCACCAGCGGCACCTTCGGCCTGCCGTGCTGGCCCGCCTTCTCCGGGTCGTTGGTCGGGTTGCCCTGGTTGTAGCCGATCAGTGAGGCCTCGTCGACCGCGACCGCGGAGATGTACGACATCGCCGCGCCCCGGTCGTCGGCGGCGAGCAGGTTGGACAGGAAGGTCAGCGTGTTGTCGCCGTAGTGCACGATCGACTGCTCGACGCTGCGGACGAACGCGCGCACGTCGGCCTTCTCGA encodes:
- a CDS encoding substrate-binding and VWA domain-containing protein, whose amino-acid sequence is MSRKSLSFIAAIVVAAGLIVGIRLITSDGEPEGTAQTKCSSSDAVKLTVAASPEKSGIVTQIANDYNGKTVAGRCVDVTVQAKASGTTMQALTRGWNEAADGPRPDVWLPTASGWLTLLKQRLSGTDHPTILAEGETPSVASSPLVIAMPKPMAEALGWPGKGIGWRDLAGLATDPQGWAKYGHPEWGKFRLGKTNPNISTSGLNATIGAYFAATGTSSDLTVEDIEKADVRAFVRSVEQSIVHYGDNTLTFLSNLLAADDRGAAMSYISAVAVDEASLIGYNQGNPTNDPEKAGQHGRPKVPLVAISPSDGTLNSDHPFAVLNWADDVHKQAAADFLATMRGQAAQEKFFALGFRGFDGKTGPQATAENGVDPAAKLNLIRPPGAPVLDKLLASWMELRKKANVLLVVDVSGSMADSVDGTGKNKMDLAKQAAITSLSQFSDADQVGLWSFSTKLDGDRDYRALVPLGPMGPQRATLKSRLEGLIPRGGTGLYDSSLAAYQYIKQHLDPEAINAVVVLTDGRNEDPGGISIDNLIPELHSEGDSETVRMFTIGYGSDADQDILKRIAQATNASAYDSSKADTIDQVFTAVISNF
- a CDS encoding DUF2470 domain-containing protein, encoding MTETSIRRPPAPNPAERAKTIATRNGPATLMPTVEREDRQTERVVPVLHHVHVSGSVSVLLPDDHSMVTATHATSRGELAVMVELTDNAPIDLREPVRGLLWITGWLRPLKLDAARARAISIAETRPDHRLLDVGHGMTLLRLTPASLVLADAEGTHSLRPHMFSAAAPDPFHDYETQWLRHLESSHPDVVDQLAKHLPPALRDGVIRPLGLDRYGLRLRVEADTGDHDVRLAFSRPVEGPPQLAAELRRLVGCPFLAKRTG
- a CDS encoding PPOX class F420-dependent oxidoreductase is translated as MSRNIATTSKVDRDALVEFLRTRHRAILMTTRADGGPQLSPVTCGVDAEGRLVISTYPQRAKVVNIRRSPRVSACVISDEWNDPWVQLDGSAEVLDLPDSIEPLVEYFRSISGEHPDWDEYREAMTRQGKSLIRVTIDRWGPIATGGFPASLA
- a CDS encoding CPBP family intramembrane glutamic endopeptidase yields the protein MRQWLNPERPTLPVLIEDPAERRAIVIELWIVFGITLGLSGARSLLSLVDSLLKPVPLKQQQVAINVPQATLDLVDLLKQLLSAAQLVGWGALGVYLLWRAGLKLKDIGLARRKPGRDLLHGVGLAALIGIPGLVLYFVGYALGFNLAVLPSTLGDTWWRPITLTISAFGNAFAEEVLVVAYFLTRLRQLGLRENSSLIAAAVLRGSYHLYQGFGGFVGNFVMGLVFGRFWQKTNRLWPLVAAHTLLDFVSFVGYALLKNKISWLP